In the Bradyrhizobium guangzhouense genome, one interval contains:
- a CDS encoding alpha/beta hydrolase, translating to MTTLPDIPLPAGIRSRYVDGINGLRMHVLEAGFETKGRPCILLLHGFPELAFSWRKVMPTLAEAGYHVLAPDQRGYGRTTGWTADYDGDLTPFSLLNLLRDALSLVSAFGYKQVDLAGHDFGSPVAAWCALVRPDVFRSVTLMSAPFGGAPSLPFNTVDAPAKPAVEDPVHRELASLPRPRIHYQWYYSTRAANADLLHAPQGLHDFLRAYYHHKSADWADNKPYPLKSWSASELAKLPTYYVMDLHETMPETVAKEMPSRAAIASNQWLPDSDLAFYGAEYSRTGFQGGLQWYRYGTSGMLNSEMCLFAGRSIDVPSCFISGQQDWGTYQRPGVFEAMQAGGCTKMLGCHLVDGAGHWVQQEQPAEVSRLLLQFLRRAAAASAN from the coding sequence GAGGCCGGCTTCGAGACCAAGGGCCGGCCCTGCATCCTGCTGCTGCACGGCTTTCCCGAGCTTGCCTTCTCCTGGCGCAAGGTGATGCCGACGCTGGCCGAGGCCGGCTATCATGTGCTCGCACCGGACCAACGCGGCTATGGCCGCACCACCGGGTGGACCGCAGACTACGATGGCGATCTGACGCCGTTCTCGCTCCTCAATCTGCTGCGCGATGCGCTCTCCCTGGTCTCTGCGTTCGGCTACAAGCAGGTCGATCTCGCCGGGCACGATTTCGGCAGTCCGGTAGCTGCCTGGTGTGCGTTGGTCCGCCCCGATGTGTTTCGCTCGGTAACGCTGATGAGCGCGCCCTTCGGTGGGGCGCCGTCGTTACCTTTCAACACGGTCGATGCTCCGGCCAAGCCTGCCGTCGAAGATCCCGTGCATCGCGAGCTCGCTTCGCTGCCGCGACCGCGCATCCACTATCAATGGTACTATTCGACACGCGCGGCGAATGCCGACCTGCTGCACGCACCGCAAGGCCTGCATGATTTCCTGCGCGCTTATTATCATCACAAGAGCGCTGACTGGGCGGACAACAAGCCGTATCCGCTGAAATCATGGTCGGCGAGCGAGCTTGCAAAGCTGCCGACCTACTACGTGATGGACCTTCACGAGACCATGCCTGAGACGGTCGCAAAGGAGATGCCATCGCGCGCCGCGATCGCTTCCAACCAATGGCTGCCGGACAGCGACCTCGCTTTTTACGGCGCCGAATATAGCCGCACCGGATTCCAGGGCGGGCTGCAATGGTATCGCTACGGTACGTCGGGGATGCTCAATAGCGAGATGTGCCTGTTTGCCGGCCGCAGCATCGACGTGCCCTCCTGCTTCATCTCGGGCCAGCAGGATTGGGGCACATATCAGCGCCCCGGCGTGTTCGAAGCGATGCAAGCCGGCGGGTGCACCAAAATGCTCGGCTGCCATCTCGTCGACGGCGCCGGCCACTGGGTGCAACAGGAGCAGCCGGCCGAGGTCAGCCGATTGCTGCTGCAATTTCTCCGCCGCGCCGCAGCAGCCTCCGCGAACTGA